Proteins encoded by one window of Campylobacter concisus:
- a CDS encoding type I restriction endonuclease subunit R → MTPDTSENKIQQNSINLLQSLGYKFISREENLKLRGGKTSEVLFREILTKKLGEINGYEYKGKRYKFSQSNVLKAVDELAGVSLNEGLMVANERITNLLLLGTSLEENLEDGTRRSFSFKFIDFENLQNNDFYVTEEFEVSRVSQSDAQKHRRPDLVLFINGIPIVVIELKKSSVSFENGIKQLEKEQGKDEIAHLFKYIQLTIAANGSGARYGTTGTLFKFYSVWKEQDEVKAKESLKSVINGREISTLDMTLFALLSKDRLLRLVRHYIVFDKRMKKVCRYQQFFAIEETLKRVSAKKDGARAGGLIWHTQGSGKSLTMVMLTKLLKQIYINSKIIVVTDRIDLDGQIHETFENTDVKAGRASSGSDLIEKLQSGVSVITTLVHKFEKVKNQKVVIRDGDIFVLVDESHRTQGGDLHKAMKKALPLACYIGFTGTPLLKREKNSFAKFGGEIHRYTIDDAVKDGAVLPLLYEGRYVGQEVLDPEGLTRKFDLISRELGDEAKRDLQQKWARFERVASSEQRLELIAVDINEHIKKTLKKSGFKAMLATQRKYDAIKYHEIFEEFGEIKSAYVISSNEHEELEGGHKEYVAKAWQETIKGYGSEEEYLKHVKDEFIYGDEIDLLIVVDKLLTGFDAPRASTLYIDKQLKEHNLLQAIARVNRLYDGKDYGYIIDYRGLLGELDQALTSYASLSGFDPEDITGAVIDVRSEIIKAKTYYTHLDDLFSSVKFKDDLESYVAVLEDVQKRDDFKEWLSQFARAFKLALSSEKIYDILSEEEIKAYKQRVKFYNELRKAVQLRYHEACDFGKYEAQMQKLLDTYVNAQGVNELTKLVNIFETEFDDEVQRVEGKNAKADTIISAVSAVVKEKMDSNPAFYKSIAQQIQDVIDEYKAKRLSEEEKLAKAKLLKDLITGVLKPNKDRYPKEFNGKKILFAIYDNLLDILADVELVGVEVVAKKLSLKFYEIYEKASKKPEWHKNKDVENEITSAMEDALWDVEDEYGVSINEKEKIYQTIRGIGISFYA, encoded by the coding sequence ATGACCCCAGATACTTCAGAAAATAAGATCCAGCAAAATAGCATAAATTTGCTTCAAAGCTTGGGCTATAAATTTATAAGCAGGGAGGAAAATTTAAAGCTTCGAGGCGGTAAAACTAGCGAGGTTTTGTTTAGGGAAATTTTAACCAAAAAGCTTGGCGAGATAAACGGCTATGAGTATAAGGGCAAGAGGTATAAATTTAGCCAAAGTAATGTCTTAAAAGCGGTCGATGAGCTAGCTGGGGTATCTTTAAACGAAGGTCTAATGGTCGCAAACGAAAGGATCACAAATTTACTCTTACTTGGCACCAGTTTGGAGGAAAATTTAGAAGATGGGACGAGGAGGAGCTTTTCTTTTAAATTTATAGACTTTGAAAATTTACAAAACAACGACTTTTACGTAACGGAAGAATTTGAAGTAAGCAGAGTAAGCCAGAGCGACGCGCAAAAGCACAGAAGGCCTGATCTTGTGCTTTTTATAAACGGCATACCAATAGTCGTGATCGAGCTTAAAAAATCAAGCGTGAGCTTTGAAAACGGCATAAAGCAGCTAGAAAAAGAGCAGGGCAAAGATGAGATAGCGCATCTTTTTAAATACATCCAGCTAACCATCGCAGCAAATGGAAGCGGGGCAAGATATGGCACTACTGGAACGCTGTTTAAATTTTATAGCGTGTGGAAAGAACAAGACGAGGTAAAAGCAAAAGAGAGCCTAAAGAGCGTGATAAATGGTAGAGAGATAAGCACGCTTGATATGACGCTCTTTGCGCTACTATCTAAAGATAGACTGCTAAGGCTAGTTAGGCACTATATAGTGTTTGATAAAAGGATGAAAAAAGTTTGCCGCTATCAGCAGTTTTTCGCTATCGAAGAGACGCTAAAGAGGGTATCGGCGAAAAAAGATGGAGCAAGAGCGGGCGGACTCATCTGGCACACGCAAGGAAGCGGCAAATCGCTCACGATGGTGATGTTAACAAAGCTTTTAAAGCAAATTTACATAAACTCAAAGATCATCGTCGTAACTGATAGGATAGATCTAGACGGACAGATACACGAGACTTTTGAAAATACGGACGTGAAAGCAGGGCGAGCAAGTAGCGGAAGCGATCTGATAGAAAAGCTACAAAGCGGCGTTAGCGTAATAACTACGCTCGTGCATAAATTTGAAAAGGTGAAAAACCAAAAGGTAGTGATAAGGGATGGCGATATATTTGTGCTAGTGGATGAGAGCCATCGCACGCAAGGCGGCGATCTGCATAAGGCTATGAAAAAGGCGTTGCCTCTTGCTTGTTATATAGGATTTACCGGCACGCCGCTTTTAAAACGTGAGAAAAACAGCTTTGCCAAATTTGGCGGAGAAATTCATAGATATACGATAGATGACGCGGTAAAAGACGGAGCTGTCTTACCGCTACTTTACGAGGGGCGATACGTGGGTCAAGAGGTGCTAGACCCTGAGGGGCTAACTAGAAAATTTGACCTCATATCAAGAGAGCTTGGCGATGAGGCTAAAAGGGACTTGCAGCAAAAGTGGGCGAGGTTTGAGCGCGTGGCATCAAGCGAGCAAAGACTAGAGCTAATAGCTGTGGATATAAATGAGCATATCAAAAAGACTTTGAAAAAAAGCGGCTTTAAAGCGATGCTGGCAACGCAAAGAAAATATGACGCCATAAAATATCATGAGATATTTGAAGAATTTGGAGAGATAAAAAGTGCTTACGTCATATCAAGCAACGAGCACGAGGAGCTTGAGGGTGGGCATAAAGAGTATGTCGCAAAGGCGTGGCAAGAGACTATAAAGGGCTACGGCAGTGAGGAAGAGTATCTAAAGCATGTGAAGGATGAATTTATTTACGGTGACGAGATAGACTTGCTTATTGTTGTGGATAAGCTTTTAACGGGATTTGACGCACCGAGAGCAAGCACGCTTTATATAGATAAACAGCTAAAAGAGCACAATTTGCTCCAAGCAATAGCTAGAGTAAATAGGCTTTATGACGGGAAAGACTACGGCTACATTATTGATTATAGAGGGCTTCTTGGCGAGCTTGATCAGGCGCTTACTAGCTATGCGTCGCTAAGTGGCTTTGACCCAGAAGATATAACTGGAGCCGTGATAGACGTAAGAAGCGAGATAATAAAGGCTAAGACTTACTATACTCATCTGGATGATCTTTTTAGCAGCGTGAAATTTAAAGACGATCTGGAAAGCTACGTGGCGGTTTTAGAGGACGTGCAAAAACGAGATGACTTTAAAGAGTGGCTATCACAGTTTGCAAGGGCGTTTAAACTAGCGCTTTCAAGTGAGAAAATTTATGACATATTAAGCGAAGAGGAGATCAAAGCTTATAAGCAGAGGGTTAAATTTTATAACGAGCTAAGAAAGGCTGTGCAACTAAGGTATCACGAGGCTTGCGACTTTGGAAAATATGAAGCGCAGATGCAAAAGCTACTTGATACTTACGTAAATGCACAAGGGGTTAATGAGCTTACGAAACTCGTAAATATCTTTGAGACGGAATTTGACGATGAGGTGCAAAGGGTAGAGGGCAAAAACGCAAAGGCTGATACGATTATCAGCGCCGTAAGTGCGGTGGTAAAAGAGAAAATGGACTCAAATCCAGCGTTTTATAAATCAATAGCGCAGCAGATACAAGATGTCATCGACGAGTATAAAGCAAAAAGGCTAAGTGAGGAAGAAAAGCTTGCCAAAGCAAAACTACTAAAAGACCTTATAACTGGCGTTTTAAAGCCAAACAAAGATAGATATCCAAAAGAATTTAATGGTAAGAAAATTTTATTTGCCATTTATGATAATTTGCTTGACATTTTGGCAGATGTGGAGCTTGTGGGTGTTGAGGTGGTTGCTAAAAAATTGAGCTTGAAATTTTATGAAATTTATGAAAAAGCCTCAAAAAAACCAGAATGGCACAAAAATAAAGACGTAGAAAACGAGATAACAAGCGCTATGGAGGATGCTCTTTGGGATGTAGAGGATGAATACGGCGTTTCTATCAATGAGAAGGAGAAAATTTACCAAACTATCCGAGGCATAGGGATAAGTTTTTATGCTTGA
- a CDS encoding M48 family metallopeptidase, whose product MLEGVKIVRKDVKNITLKVRPNGEAILTTPKAASDEHIKFIIKKRAKWIAQKRAFFASFRTPEKEYVSGEDFKYLGRRYRLKVVQSKEERVKLQRGYLELFVKYKSDIKRKEKLVYEWYHEKATLYFFNILQEFNKIVKQDIKSVKIRQMKTRWGSCNPYKSYINLNIELIKKPKACIEYVVFHELAHLLYPNHSKKFYDYLTLYMPDWQKRKEILERT is encoded by the coding sequence ATGCTTGAAGGCGTAAAAATCGTCCGAAAAGACGTAAAAAATATCACTTTAAAAGTTAGACCAAACGGCGAAGCGATCCTAACCACGCCAAAAGCCGCAAGCGATGAGCATATAAAATTTATCATAAAAAAAAGAGCTAAATGGATAGCGCAAAAGCGCGCGTTTTTTGCCTCGTTTAGGACGCCCGAAAAAGAATACGTAAGTGGCGAAGACTTTAAATATCTTGGGCGAAGATACCGGCTTAAAGTCGTGCAGTCTAAAGAGGAGCGCGTAAAGCTACAAAGAGGCTATCTGGAGCTCTTTGTGAAATATAAAAGCGATATAAAACGAAAAGAAAAATTGGTCTATGAGTGGTATCACGAAAAGGCGACGTTATATTTTTTTAATATCTTGCAAGAGTTTAACAAGATAGTAAAACAAGATATCAAAAGCGTAAAAATAAGGCAGATGAAGACGAGATGGGGAAGCTGCAATCCTTATAAATCATATATAAATTTAAACATAGAGCTTATCAAAAAGCCAAAAGCGTGTATCGAATACGTCGTATTTCACGAGCTTGCTCACCTGCTATATCCAAATCATTCAAAGAAATTTTATGACTATCTGACGCTTTATATGCCTGACTGGCAAAAAAGAAAGGAAATTTTAGAGAGAACTTAG
- the ppa gene encoding inorganic diphosphatase has translation MDVSKIKFGSNPDKINAVIEIPYGSNIKYEIDKDSGAVVVDRVLYSAMFYPANYGFVPNTLAADGDPADILVLNEYPLQAGSVIPCRLIGVLVMEDEAGMDEKLLAVPVTKIDPRFEAIKSYEDLPIATLNKIKNFFETYKILEPNKWVKVKEFKDANAAKEILDAAIKNYK, from the coding sequence ATGGACGTTTCAAAGATCAAATTTGGCTCAAACCCAGACAAAATCAATGCCGTAATCGAAATACCTTATGGCTCAAATATCAAATACGAGATCGACAAAGATAGCGGTGCAGTCGTAGTTGATCGCGTGCTTTACTCAGCGATGTTCTACCCAGCAAACTACGGCTTTGTGCCAAACACACTAGCAGCTGACGGCGATCCAGCTGATATTTTGGTGCTAAACGAGTATCCACTCCAAGCTGGTAGCGTCATCCCTTGCCGTTTGATAGGCGTTTTAGTGATGGAGGATGAAGCAGGCATGGATGAGAAGCTTTTGGCTGTGCCAGTTACAAAGATCGATCCAAGATTTGAAGCGATAAAAAGCTACGAAGACTTGCCAATTGCGACACTAAATAAGATCAAAAATTTCTTTGAAACTTATAAAATTCTTGAGCCAAACAAATGGGTTAAAGTGAAAGAATTTAAAGACGCAAACGCTGCAAAAGAGATTTTAGACGCTGCGATAAAAAATTATAAATAA
- a CDS encoding NirD/YgiW/YdeI family stress tolerance protein: MKKIFIASLAASIAMAGGFVSNHKSENVISVKEALKLNDDAKVVLEGKIKSHIKSDKYEFVDKNGDVIVVEIDNNKWGNVTANEDTLLRIRGEVDKELTKTKIDVDSVEVVR; this comes from the coding sequence ATGAAAAAAATCTTTATCGCTTCACTGGCTGCTAGCATCGCAATGGCTGGAGGCTTTGTCTCAAATCACAAAAGCGAAAATGTTATAAGCGTAAAAGAGGCTTTAAAACTAAATGATGACGCAAAAGTCGTACTTGAGGGCAAGATAAAGTCACACATCAAATCAGACAAATATGAATTTGTTGATAAAAATGGCGACGTTATCGTTGTTGAGATCGACAATAATAAGTGGGGCAATGTAACAGCTAACGAAGACACGCTTTTAAGAATAAGGGGCGAAGTGGATAAAGAGCTTACAAAAACAAAGATCGACGTAGATAGCGTAGAGGTTGTAAGGTAG
- a CDS encoding adenylate kinase, with translation MKNLFLIIGAPGSGKTTDASIIAQQDEKFAHFSTGDLLRAEVASGSELGKLIDGFISKGNLVPLDVVVNAIVSAIKSSNKSNIIIDGYPRSVEQMTELDKVLSEQDEISLKGVIEVDVSEDVARARVLGRARGADDNNEVFNNRMKVYLDPIKPIRKFYSEKELLHVVNGERGIDEIVADIKNLLAKLL, from the coding sequence ATGAAGAATTTATTTTTAATCATCGGCGCTCCAGGCAGCGGCAAAACAACAGACGCATCTATCATCGCACAGCAAGATGAGAAATTTGCACACTTTTCAACTGGCGATCTTTTAAGAGCTGAAGTCGCAAGTGGTAGCGAGCTTGGCAAACTAATAGACGGCTTTATCTCAAAAGGAAATTTGGTCCCACTTGACGTTGTCGTAAATGCGATCGTCTCAGCTATCAAAAGCTCAAATAAATCAAACATCATAATAGATGGCTACCCAAGAAGCGTTGAGCAAATGACTGAGCTTGACAAGGTCTTAAGCGAGCAAGATGAAATTTCTCTAAAAGGTGTCATCGAAGTAGATGTCAGCGAAGATGTGGCAAGAGCTAGAGTGCTAGGCCGTGCAAGAGGCGCTGACGACAATAACGAAGTCTTTAACAACCGCATGAAAGTATATCTTGATCCGATCAAACCTATCCGCAAATTTTACAGCGAAAAAGAGCTACTTCACGTGGTAAATGGCGAGCGTGGTATCGACGAGATCGTAGCTGACATCAAAAATTTACTAGCTAAACTTCTATAA
- the aspS gene encoding aspartate--tRNA ligase — MRSHYCTDLSKADIGKEVILCGWANTYRDHGGVVFIDLRDVSGLIQLVCDPADSKEAHDVAAKVRDEYVLKAKGKVRARGEGLTNPKLKTGEIEVIVSELIIENPSEPLPFMIGDESVNEDIRLKYRFLDLRSERLQNIFKMRSRAAIAARNSLDKMGFIEFETPVLTRATPEGARDYLVPSRVYPGQFYALPQSPQLFKQLLMCSGFDKYFQIAKCFRDEDLRADRQPEFTQIDIEMSFVEQEDIINMAETMLKDIFKACGYDIKTPFRRMSYKEATETYGSDKPDLRYDLKMIDVIDIFERSSNEIFSSIAKDKKKNRIKALKVPNGDNIFSKREMNRFEEFVRKFGAQGLGYFQMKEEGLKGPLCKFFEQSDLDEIVSRCELKVGDVVFFGAGKKKIVLDYMGRFRIFLAEQMGIIDQDRLEFLWVLDFPMFEQNDDGSYSAMHHPFTMPKNIDEPDLEDILSIAHDVVLNGFELGGGSIRIHKNDIQQKVFKLLGIDEAEQREKFGFLLDALTFGAPPHGGIAIGFDRLNMLVNKASSIRDVIAFPKTQRAQCPLTKAPSYASNEQLRELGLRIREKEQKA; from the coding sequence ATGCGAAGTCATTATTGCACCGATCTTAGCAAAGCTGACATCGGCAAAGAAGTAATACTTTGTGGCTGGGCAAATACATATAGAGACCATGGTGGCGTTGTTTTCATCGACTTAAGAGACGTTAGTGGGCTTATACAATTAGTTTGTGATCCAGCTGATAGCAAAGAAGCACACGACGTGGCTGCAAAAGTAAGAGATGAATATGTCTTAAAAGCAAAAGGAAAAGTAAGAGCTAGAGGCGAAGGACTAACCAATCCAAAACTAAAAACTGGCGAGATAGAAGTAATAGTAAGCGAGCTAATCATCGAAAATCCAAGCGAGCCACTACCATTTATGATAGGTGATGAGAGTGTAAATGAAGATATCAGACTAAAATACCGCTTTTTAGATCTAAGAAGCGAGCGCTTGCAAAATATATTTAAAATGCGTTCTCGTGCAGCGATCGCAGCTAGAAACAGCCTAGATAAAATGGGCTTTATCGAGTTTGAAACTCCAGTTTTAACACGCGCAACTCCAGAAGGTGCGAGAGACTACCTAGTGCCAAGCCGTGTATATCCGGGTCAATTTTATGCACTCCCACAAAGCCCACAGCTATTTAAACAGCTTTTGATGTGTTCTGGCTTTGATAAATATTTCCAAATCGCAAAATGCTTCCGCGACGAAGATCTAAGGGCTGATCGCCAACCAGAATTTACTCAAATAGATATCGAAATGAGCTTTGTCGAACAAGAAGATATCATAAATATGGCTGAGACGATGCTAAAAGACATCTTTAAAGCCTGCGGATACGATATCAAAACACCATTTAGACGCATGAGCTACAAAGAGGCGACTGAGACTTATGGTTCAGATAAGCCTGATCTTAGATACGATCTAAAAATGATCGATGTTATCGATATTTTTGAACGCTCAAGTAATGAAATTTTTAGTTCTATTGCAAAAGATAAGAAGAAAAACCGCATCAAAGCGCTAAAAGTACCAAATGGCGACAACATCTTTAGTAAGCGTGAGATGAATAGATTTGAGGAATTTGTACGTAAATTTGGTGCACAAGGTCTTGGCTACTTCCAAATGAAAGAAGAAGGACTAAAAGGCCCACTTTGTAAATTTTTCGAGCAAAGCGATCTTGACGAGATCGTCTCAAGATGTGAACTAAAAGTTGGTGACGTCGTATTCTTTGGAGCTGGTAAGAAGAAGATCGTGCTTGATTATATGGGACGATTTAGAATTTTCCTAGCTGAACAAATGGGCATCATCGATCAAGACAGACTTGAGTTTTTATGGGTGCTTGACTTCCCAATGTTTGAGCAAAATGACGACGGCAGCTACTCTGCGATGCACCATCCATTTACTATGCCAAAAAATATAGACGAGCCTGATCTTGAAGATATCCTCTCTATCGCTCACGACGTCGTCCTAAACGGCTTTGAGCTTGGCGGCGGAAGCATAAGAATTCACAAAAACGACATCCAACAAAAAGTCTTTAAGCTTCTTGGCATAGATGAAGCCGAGCAGCGTGAGAAATTTGGCTTCTTGCTTGATGCCTTGACATTTGGTGCGCCTCCACATGGTGGTATCGCGATCGGCTTTGACAGACTAAATATGCTTGTAAATAAAGCAAGCTCGATCCGCGACGTCATAGCCTTCCCTAAAACACAGCGCGCTCAGTGCCCACTCACAAAGGCACCAAGCTACGCTAGCAACGAACAGCTTAGGGAGTTAGGACTAAGGATAAGAGAAAAAGAGCAAAAGGCTTAA
- a CDS encoding NAD(+) kinase translates to MKNEQKFNTFCTKKVGLIAKDYPLFRQDLEKLEKILKKYNAEILLEKNCAKRIEKNGFELIKLAKECEFLITLGGDGTIISTCRKLAHISPLVLGIHAGRLGFLTDIMINESEKFFKDFFDGKFEVEMPFMLDVALHKNDGKTEQKIAFNDAVIVSKNGGSMTHIEALLNEKYFNSYFGDGVIVATPAGTTAYNMSANGPIIYPLSEVFTVTPICSHSLTQRPVVLTKNHTVKFRTNSDAILVIDGQDRFDMSKISAVSMSLSDKKARLIRHIGRDYFQILKEKLHWGYND, encoded by the coding sequence ATGAAAAATGAACAAAAATTTAATACTTTTTGCACAAAAAAAGTGGGACTTATTGCTAAAGATTATCCATTGTTTAGGCAAGATTTAGAAAAATTAGAAAAAATTTTAAAAAAGTATAACGCAGAAATTTTGCTTGAAAAAAATTGTGCTAAGCGTATAGAAAAAAATGGTTTTGAGCTGATAAAACTAGCCAAAGAGTGTGAATTTCTGATCACCCTTGGCGGTGATGGTACGATCATTTCAACTTGTAGAAAACTAGCTCACATCTCGCCACTTGTACTTGGTATACACGCTGGTAGACTCGGATTTCTAACTGACATAATGATTAATGAAAGTGAGAAATTTTTTAAAGACTTTTTTGATGGTAAATTTGAGGTAGAAATGCCTTTTATGCTTGATGTCGCGCTTCATAAAAATGATGGCAAAACTGAGCAAAAGATAGCATTTAACGATGCAGTCATCGTTAGCAAAAATGGTGGCTCGATGACACATATCGAGGCACTTTTAAATGAAAAATATTTTAATTCATATTTTGGTGACGGCGTTATAGTAGCGACACCTGCTGGAACAACGGCATATAACATGAGCGCAAATGGCCCTATCATCTATCCATTAAGCGAAGTTTTTACAGTAACTCCTATCTGTTCGCACTCGCTCACGCAGCGTCCAGTCGTGCTTACCAAAAATCACACGGTCAAATTTAGAACAAATAGCGACGCCATTTTGGTTATAGACGGACAAGACCGCTTTGATATGAGTAAAATTTCAGCCGTCAGCATGAGCCTAAGTGATAAAAAAGCGAGGCTGATACGTCATATTGGCAGGGATTATTTTCAAATTTTAAAAGAGAAACTTCACTGGGGTTATAATGATTGA
- a CDS encoding AAA family ATPase, translating to MIDRILIKDYLNFKNVELNFKEGLSVFTGVSGAGKSVLMGAIMAVFGLKDSEARLIEADVEHKFELDEFGIENEEVNIFKLLKDKSTRYFINQQAISKRNLAQVAREHIKYLSAKEANEFENEKFLNLLDKLEISKNEKFKEIKQEFEEAFLEFSKISKELATIKEEEKKVEELKELASFEIEKIRSVGPKKGEFEELMETKKRLSKKDKINEAWARADRIFELEHSVNEALSISDLDNGFFEDAMNELRVARDSLNMEELDDIDVESVLDRIEALNAIIRRYGSEEEALEALDKKEKELARYENLSFEKSELEKKFEILSKKANELASALSKARGVNLKELESMINLYLKELYMPDIALSIEAKKLDILGIDEVCLNLNETSLKNLSSGELNRLRLAFIAASSEITKTGGDVIILDEIDANLSGKEAMSIANVLLKLANFYQIFAISHQPQLSSKANSHFLVERHGENSVVRELDKDERVSELARMISGEHISEEAINFAKGLLK from the coding sequence ATGATTGATCGAATTTTGATTAAGGATTATCTAAATTTTAAAAATGTCGAGCTAAATTTCAAAGAGGGTCTTAGTGTATTTACAGGCGTTAGCGGCGCTGGTAAGTCGGTGCTAATGGGCGCGATAATGGCTGTTTTTGGGCTAAAAGATAGCGAGGCAAGGCTAATAGAAGCTGACGTTGAGCATAAATTTGAGCTTGATGAGTTTGGCATAGAAAATGAAGAGGTTAATATTTTCAAGCTTCTAAAAGATAAGAGCACGAGGTATTTTATAAACCAACAAGCCATCTCAAAGAGAAATTTAGCCCAAGTGGCGCGCGAGCACATCAAATATCTCTCGGCAAAAGAGGCAAATGAATTTGAAAATGAGAAATTTCTAAATTTGCTTGACAAGCTTGAAATTTCAAAAAATGAGAAATTTAAAGAGATAAAGCAGGAATTTGAAGAGGCGTTTTTGGAATTTTCTAAAATTTCAAAAGAGCTAGCCACTATAAAAGAGGAAGAGAAAAAGGTCGAGGAGCTAAAGGAGCTTGCTAGCTTTGAGATCGAGAAGATAAGAAGTGTCGGGCCTAAAAAAGGCGAGTTTGAAGAGCTTATGGAGACTAAAAAAAGACTTAGTAAAAAGGATAAGATAAATGAGGCGTGGGCTAGGGCTGATCGGATATTTGAGCTAGAGCACAGCGTAAATGAGGCGCTAAGCATCAGTGATCTTGACAATGGCTTTTTTGAAGATGCGATGAATGAACTAAGGGTCGCAAGAGATAGCCTAAATATGGAGGAGCTTGACGATATCGACGTGGAGAGCGTGCTTGATAGGATTGAAGCTCTTAATGCTATCATCAGAAGATATGGCAGCGAAGAGGAGGCGTTAGAAGCGCTTGATAAAAAGGAAAAAGAGCTTGCTAGATATGAAAATTTAAGCTTTGAAAAGAGTGAGCTAGAAAAGAAATTTGAAATTTTAAGCAAAAAGGCAAATGAGCTAGCCAGCGCTTTAAGCAAGGCAAGGGGTGTAAATTTAAAAGAGCTTGAGAGTATGATAAATTTATACCTAAAAGAGCTTTATATGCCAGATATTGCGCTGAGTATTGAGGCTAAAAAGCTTGATATTTTGGGCATTGACGAGGTTTGTCTAAATTTAAATGAGACCTCGCTTAAAAATTTAAGCTCAGGCGAGCTAAACCGCTTAAGACTAGCCTTCATAGCTGCCTCTAGCGAGATCACAAAAACGGGAGGTGACGTCATCATACTTGATGAAATAGATGCAAATTTAAGCGGAAAAGAGGCGATGAGTATCGCAAATGTTTTGCTTAAGCTTGCAAATTTTTATCAAATTTTTGCCATTTCACATCAGCCGCAGCTTAGCTCAAAGGCAAATTCGCACTTTTTGGTAGAGCGTCATGGAGAAAACTCGGTCGTAAGAGAGCTTGATAAAGATGAACGAGTTAGCGAATTAGCACGTATGATAAGCGGTGAGCACATAAGTGAAGAGGCAATAAATTTTGCGAAAGGACTTTTAAAATAG
- a CDS encoding GGDEF domain-containing response regulator, with translation MERILVVDDNKALAKLIVMQMEKSIEDMAIDVAYDFAEAKMLISEHGKDYFMTILDLNLPDAPNGEIVDYALSKGLSAIVLTGSIDDETRQNFINKDIVDYVYKGNMDDINYIFQMINRLSKNRQYKVLVVEDSLPFRNMIKKILTSLQFKVIAAAHGEEAMSYFADNPDINLIITDYRMPVKDGLEVLKEVRKEKDKNHLGVIVMTSPSDKTDASIFLKNGASDFIAKPFSKEELICRVNNTIEAMENINKIANFANRDFLTGAYNKRFFYQDIEEYVQAAEELDEPYAFAMLDIDHFKKINDTYGHDGGDKILKSLAKILIDNTKGSDVIARFGGEEFYVVLKKIIREEAIKFFVNLRTKVAENEVMIKDKIVRVTVSIGISFGKGHCEIDDMLEACDSALYVAKENGRNRVEIAL, from the coding sequence ATGGAAAGAATTCTAGTAGTTGATGATAACAAAGCATTAGCAAAGCTAATCGTCATGCAGATGGAAAAGAGTATTGAGGATATGGCGATCGACGTTGCGTATGATTTTGCCGAAGCCAAGATGCTTATTAGCGAGCACGGCAAAGATTATTTTATGACTATCTTGGATCTAAATTTGCCCGACGCACCAAATGGCGAAATTGTTGATTATGCGCTTTCCAAAGGGCTTTCGGCTATCGTTTTAACAGGTAGCATTGATGATGAAACAAGGCAAAATTTTATAAATAAAGATATTGTGGATTATGTTTATAAAGGAAATATGGATGATATCAACTATATCTTTCAAATGATAAATAGACTAAGCAAAAATAGACAATACAAAGTCCTAGTCGTTGAGGACTCACTGCCTTTTAGAAATATGATAAAAAAGATCTTAACTAGCCTTCAGTTTAAGGTCATAGCAGCAGCCCACGGCGAAGAGGCGATGAGCTATTTTGCTGATAATCCTGATATAAATTTAATCATAACTGACTATAGAATGCCTGTTAAAGATGGTTTAGAAGTCTTAAAAGAGGTGAGAAAAGAGAAAGATAAAAATCACCTTGGCGTGATCGTGATGACCTCGCCTAGCGACAAAACAGATGCTTCGATATTTTTAAAAAATGGAGCTAGCGACTTTATAGCAAAGCCATTTTCTAAAGAAGAGCTCATTTGCCGTGTAAATAACACTATCGAGGCGATGGAGAATATAAATAAGATAGCAAATTTTGCTAACCGCGACTTTTTAACTGGCGCTTACAATAAAAGATTTTTTTATCAAGACATAGAAGAATACGTCCAAGCAGCTGAAGAGCTTGATGAACCTTATGCATTTGCTATGCTTGATATAGATCATTTTAAAAAAATAAACGATACATACGGGCATGATGGTGGCGATAAGATACTAAAATCACTCGCAAAAATACTAATTGACAACACAAAAGGAAGCGATGTGATCGCTAGGTTTGGCGGCGAGGAGTTTTACGTCGTTCTTAAAAAGATAATAAGAGAAGAGGCGATTAAATTCTTTGTAAATTTAAGAACAAAAGTGGCTGAAAATGAGGTAATGATAAAAGATAAGATCGTAAGAGTGACCGTATCTATCGGCATATCTTTTGGAAAAGGTCACTGCGAGATAGATGATATGCTTGAAGCTTGTGACTCAGCGCTTTATGTCGCAAAAGAAAATGGTAGAAACAGGGTAGAAATAGCTTTATGA